One uncultured Jannaschia sp. DNA segment encodes these proteins:
- a CDS encoding carbohydrate ABC transporter permease codes for MIRRVAFNLFAWSIVLAVAFPLFWMLVTSVKPQFELFRRPPTILPETWTFEHYVNLLTETRFLNYFWNSVILSTMTTFVVVAIATVGAYSLVRFRYRGRETLAFLVLFTYLLPSVVLILPLYLMLVKLGLSNTITSLVIAYTTFALPYALWLLRSFMAGIPEDLESAALVDGATRMGAFRDVILPQLLPGIISTALFTFILSWNEYLYALVLVNSDEARPLTTGVMNMLISSFNIEWSLLMAASVMMSVPLIIVFAFLQSYLTRGFGAGGVKG; via the coding sequence ATGATCCGCCGGGTCGCCTTCAACCTCTTCGCATGGTCGATCGTGCTGGCCGTGGCCTTCCCGCTCTTCTGGATGCTGGTCACGTCGGTGAAGCCCCAGTTCGAGCTCTTCCGTCGTCCGCCGACGATCCTGCCCGAGACATGGACCTTCGAGCATTACGTCAACCTACTGACCGAGACGCGCTTCCTGAACTACTTCTGGAATTCGGTGATCCTGTCGACGATGACGACCTTTGTCGTCGTGGCCATCGCGACCGTCGGCGCCTACAGCCTCGTGCGGTTCCGCTACCGGGGACGCGAGACGCTCGCGTTCCTCGTGCTCTTCACCTACCTGTTGCCGTCGGTCGTGCTGATCCTGCCGCTCTACCTGATGCTCGTGAAGCTGGGGCTGTCGAACACGATCACGTCCCTCGTGATCGCCTATACGACCTTCGCCCTGCCCTACGCGCTCTGGCTCTTGCGGTCCTTCATGGCGGGCATCCCCGAGGACCTGGAATCCGCCGCCCTCGTCGACGGCGCGACCCGTATGGGCGCTTTCCGGGACGTGATCCTGCCGCAGCTCCTGCCGGGGATCATCTCGACCGCGCTCTTCACCTTCATCCTGTCGTGGAACGAGTATCTCTACGCGCTGGTGCTGGTGAACTCCGACGAGGCGCGGCCGCTCACGACCGGCGTGATGAACATGCTCATCTCGTCCTTCAACATCGAATGGTCGCTGCTCATGGCGGCATCCGTGATGATGAGCGTGCCGCTCATCATCGTCTTCGCCTTCCTCCAGAGTTACCTGACCCGCGGCTTCGGCGCGGGCGGGGTCAAGGGATAA
- a CDS encoding ABC transporter ATP-binding protein, which yields MADVTFTKVQKKFGTFTAVPGLDLDIRQGEFVSLLGPSGCGKTTTLRMLAGLEFPTSGEIRIGDRVVNDVAPGQRDIAMVFQSYALYPHMTVAENIAYPLKKRGVAKAERREMVARTAEMLQITPLLGRKPKELSGGQQQRVALGRALVRDPKVFLLDEPLSNLDAKLRGYMRGELIELHQRLGRTMVYVTHDQLEAMTMSDRIAVMEGGKLQQFAPPQDVYREPANRFVAGFIGTPGMTLIDGELSRSGADWRFDAPGISVPALGLGDLAEPGPAAMGLRPEALTIGTGDIAAEIQLVEQTGHENIVIVRVGEIRLTGRTQPHKVWSPGDRVGMAIDPGMTHFFAAGPTGARLNAPLPPRVDPAAAFAPMLKEMTS from the coding sequence ATGGCCGACGTCACCTTCACGAAGGTCCAGAAGAAATTCGGAACCTTCACCGCCGTCCCCGGCCTCGACCTCGACATCCGGCAGGGCGAGTTCGTCTCGCTGCTGGGGCCGTCGGGCTGCGGCAAGACGACGACGTTGAGGATGCTGGCGGGGCTCGAGTTTCCGACCTCGGGCGAGATCCGGATCGGGGACCGCGTCGTCAATGACGTGGCACCCGGCCAGCGCGACATCGCGATGGTCTTCCAGTCCTACGCGCTTTATCCCCACATGACCGTGGCCGAGAACATCGCCTACCCCCTGAAGAAGCGCGGCGTGGCCAAGGCCGAGCGCCGCGAGATGGTCGCGCGCACCGCCGAGATGCTGCAGATTACGCCGCTGCTGGGGCGCAAGCCCAAGGAGCTGTCGGGTGGCCAGCAGCAGCGCGTGGCGCTCGGCCGGGCACTGGTGCGCGACCCGAAGGTGTTCCTTCTCGACGAACCCCTGTCGAACCTCGACGCGAAGCTGCGCGGCTACATGCGTGGCGAGCTGATCGAGCTGCACCAGCGGCTCGGGCGGACCATGGTCTACGTCACCCACGACCAACTGGAAGCGATGACAATGTCCGACCGGATCGCGGTGATGGAGGGCGGCAAGCTCCAGCAATTCGCGCCGCCGCAGGATGTCTACCGCGAGCCGGCGAACCGCTTCGTCGCGGGCTTCATCGGGACGCCGGGCATGACGCTGATCGACGGCGAGCTGTCCCGCAGCGGCGCCGACTGGCGCTTCGATGCGCCTGGTATCTCGGTGCCCGCACTCGGGCTGGGCGACCTGGCCGAACCCGGTCCCGCCGCGATGGGCCTGCGCCCCGAGGCGCTGACCATCGGGACGGGCGACATCGCCGCCGAGATCCAGCTGGTCGAGCAGACCGGCCACGAGAACATCGTGATCGTCCGCGTGGGCGAGATCCGACTGACAGGACGCACCCAGCCGCATAAGGTCTGGTCCCCCGGCGACCGAGTCGGCATGGCCATCGATCCCGGCATGACCCATTTCTTCGCCGCCGGTCCGACCGGCGCCCGCCTTAATGCCCCCCTTCCGCCGCGCGTCGACCCGGCGGCGGCCTTCGCCCCCATGCTGAAAGAGATGACATCGTGA
- a CDS encoding dihydrodipicolinate synthase family protein, whose amino-acid sequence MNRDSIDWAGPMPAVTTPFKADLSIDEAGFIANIERLYDAGATGMVVAGCTGEFWALSFEERAHLAKLAVAASAGRGPVILGTGAVREDEVIDQIHAAKAVGADGVLVLPPYFAMVTDDEIVAHFAAVDAQSVLPIVLYNIPACAVNAITPEVADRAADLDNVVAIKESSGDWNNFHATLTRVRDRIRVFCGPSSVFGVPATLAGADGLIDCFPNVWAPGCLDLWHATKAGRLDEAWALQRHGERMTDVFTSEGLTLYPATKAIMNHMGVPGGGHMRPPYRDLSGALLDRLIDDVTTLSLPRAKSA is encoded by the coding sequence GTGAACCGCGACTCCATCGACTGGGCCGGCCCGATGCCGGCCGTCACGACGCCCTTCAAGGCCGATCTGAGCATCGATGAGGCCGGTTTCATCGCCAATATCGAACGGCTTTACGACGCGGGCGCCACCGGCATGGTCGTCGCGGGCTGTACCGGCGAGTTCTGGGCGCTGAGCTTCGAGGAGCGCGCGCATCTGGCCAAGCTGGCTGTCGCCGCCAGCGCCGGGCGGGGGCCCGTCATTCTCGGGACGGGCGCGGTGCGCGAAGACGAGGTGATCGACCAGATCCACGCCGCCAAGGCCGTCGGCGCGGACGGCGTCCTCGTGCTGCCGCCCTATTTCGCGATGGTCACCGATGACGAGATCGTCGCCCATTTCGCCGCCGTCGACGCGCAATCCGTGCTGCCGATCGTGCTCTACAACATCCCGGCCTGCGCCGTGAACGCGATCACGCCCGAGGTGGCGGACCGCGCCGCCGACCTCGACAACGTGGTGGCGATCAAGGAGTCGAGCGGCGACTGGAACAATTTCCACGCCACGCTGACCCGTGTGCGCGACCGCATCCGTGTGTTCTGCGGCCCGTCCTCGGTCTTCGGTGTGCCCGCGACGCTGGCCGGGGCGGACGGGCTGATCGACTGCTTCCCGAACGTCTGGGCGCCGGGATGCCTCGATCTCTGGCACGCCACCAAAGCCGGGCGGCTGGACGAGGCCTGGGCATTGCAACGCCATGGCGAGCGGATGACGGATGTCTTCACCTCCGAAGGGCTGACGCTCTACCCGGCGACGAAGGCGATCATGAACCATATGGGCGTCCCCGGCGGCGGCCATATGCGACCACCCTACCGCGATCTTTCGGGTGCGCTGCTCGATCGGCTGATCGACGATGTCACGACGCTGTCGTTGCCGCGCGCCAAGAGCGCCTGA